TGACGGTGTGGACCGGGCGTATCGGCTCGCTGCGCCGCTTCAAGGACGACGTGAAGGAAGTCGCAGCCGGCTTCGAGTGCGGCATCGGACTCGACGGCATGAACGACCTCAAGGTCGGCGACGTCATCGAGGCGTTCACGATCGAGACGCTGGCGCGAACGCTGTGAGGGGCGCGGGCCCTTGGGCCCGCGAATCCTGACCCATGTTCGTCGGAATCGTTCGCATCGAGCTGCATGTTCCCGGCGCGTCCTCGCTCAAGGACAAGCGCTCCGTGGTGCGAAGCCTCAAGGATCGCATCCGCGAGCGTTGCAGCGCGGCGGTCGCCGAGGTCGATCATCAGGACCTGTGGCAGCGATGCGCGCTCGGGGTCGTGGTGGTCTCGGGCACGTCTCACCACATCGACGAGTTGTTGCAGTCGGTGCGCCAACAGGTGTATTCGACCCCGGGCGCCGAACTGCTCGACTGGCAGGAGCAACGCGCATGAAGATCCGTCCGGAACGTGTCG
This window of the Candidatus Eisenbacteria bacterium genome carries:
- a CDS encoding DUF503 domain-containing protein, producing MFVGIVRIELHVPGASSLKDKRSVVRSLKDRIRERCSAAVAEVDHQDLWQRCALGVVVVSGTSHHIDELLQSVRQQVYSTPGAELLDWQEQRA